A region of Ictidomys tridecemlineatus isolate mIctTri1 chromosome 4, mIctTri1.hap1, whole genome shotgun sequence DNA encodes the following proteins:
- the Tmem45b gene encoding transmembrane protein 45B → MANFKGHALPGSFFLIVGLWWSVKYPLKYFHQKGKNSRLNHYYQRLEVIEAAVRILFSVIGILAEQFVPDGPHLHLYHENHWMKLMNWQHCTMYLFFAVSGITDMLTYLASHVPLGVDRLVLAMAVFTEGFLFYYHVHNRSPLDQHIHSLLLYALFGGSISISLEVIFRDNIVLELFRTSVVILQGTWFWQIGFVLFPPFGTPAWDQNDEANIMFITMCFCWHYLVALCIVAINYSLVYCLLTRIKKHGGEIIGIQTLKSNHTYQTALLSGSDEERD, encoded by the exons ATGGCAAACTTCAAGGGCCATGCTCTCCCGGGGAGCTTCTTCTTGATAGTTGGACTGTGGTGGTCAGTGAAGTACCCACTGAAGTACTTTCACCAGAAGGGGAAGAACAGCAGGCTCAACCATTATTACCAGCGTCTAGAGGTCATCGAGGCTGCAGTCAGGATTCTGTTTTCAGTCATTG GGATCCTGGCAGAGCAGTTTGTTCCTGATGGGCCCCACCTACACCTCTACCATGAAAACCACTGGATGAAGCTAATGAACTGGCAGCACTGCACCATGTACCTATTCTTTGCAGTCTCAGGAATCACTGACATGCTCACCTACCTTGCCTCCCATGTCCCCTTGGGGGTAGACAGATTGGTTTTGGCTATGGCAGTATTCACTGAAG GTTTTCTCTTCTACTACCATGTTCATAACCGATCTCCACTGGACCAGCATATCCACTCACTCCTGCTGTATGCTTTGTTTGGAGGCAGTATCAGTATCTCCCTGGAGGTGATCTTTCGGGACAACATTGTGCTGGAACTTTTCCGAACCAGTGTGGTTATTCTTCAGGGAACTTGGTTCTGGCAG ATTGGGTTTGTGCTGTTCCCACCTTTTGGGACACCTGCATGGGACCAGAATGATGAGGCCAACATCATGTTCATCACCATGTGCTTCTGCTGGCACTACTTGGTTGCCCTTTGCATTGTGGCCATCAACTATTCTCTTGTTTACTG CCTTCTGACACGGATAAAGAAAcatggaggagaaattattgggatTCAGACACTGAAGTCCAATCACACTTACCAGACTGCACTTTTAAGTGGCTCAGATGAAGAACGAGATTAG